The Musa acuminata AAA Group cultivar baxijiao chromosome BXJ1-3, Cavendish_Baxijiao_AAA, whole genome shotgun sequence genome window below encodes:
- the LOC135626646 gene encoding small ribosomal subunit protein eS27y-like, with protein MVLPNDVDLLNPPVELEKRRHKLKRLVQSPNSFFMDVKCQGCFNITTVFSHSQTVVVCGNCQTVLCQPTGGRAKLTEGCSFRRKGD; from the exons ATG GTTTTGCCAAACGATGTCGACCTCCTCAACCCCCCCGTGGAGCTCGAGAAAAGGAGGCACAAGCTCAAGCGTCTCGTTCAATCTCCCAACTCCTTCTTCATG GATGTCAAGTGCCAAGGATGCTTCAACAT TACTACGGTGTTTAGCCACTCCCAGACTGTCGTGGTTTGTGGAAACTGCCAGACCGTGTTGTGCCAGCCGACCGGCGGGCGCGCAAAGCTCACCGAAGGCTGCTCTTTCCGGCGGAAGGGTGACTGA